The Streptomyces cynarae genome contains a region encoding:
- the lexA gene encoding transcriptional repressor LexA: protein MTTTADSATITAQDRSQGRLEPVHAMNEAASPEGPKRSLPGRPPGIRADSSGLTERQRRVIEVIRDSVQRRGYPPSMREIGQAVGLSSTSSVAHQLMALERKGFLRRDPHRPRAYEVRGSDQASSVQPTDTAGKPAASYVPLVGRIAAGGPILAEESVEDVFPLPRQLVGDGELFVLKVVGDSMIEAAICDGDWVTVRRQPVAENGDIVAAMLDGEATVKRFKREDGHVWLLPHNSAYQPIPGDEATILGKVVAVLRRV from the coding sequence GTGACCACCACCGCAGACAGTGCCACCATCACTGCCCAGGACCGCTCCCAGGGCCGACTCGAGCCGGTGCATGCCATGAACGAAGCCGCGAGCCCTGAGGGGCCGAAGAGGTCCCTGCCCGGCCGACCTCCAGGCATCCGGGCGGACAGCTCCGGGCTGACCGAGCGGCAGCGCCGGGTGATCGAGGTCATCCGGGACTCGGTACAGCGGCGCGGCTACCCGCCGTCGATGCGGGAGATCGGCCAGGCCGTCGGCCTCTCCAGCACCTCATCGGTCGCACACCAGCTGATGGCACTGGAGCGCAAGGGTTTCCTGCGCCGTGACCCGCACCGTCCGCGCGCATACGAGGTGCGCGGCTCCGACCAGGCGTCCTCCGTGCAGCCCACCGACACCGCGGGCAAGCCCGCCGCGTCGTACGTCCCCCTGGTCGGCCGGATCGCGGCCGGTGGCCCGATCCTCGCCGAGGAGTCGGTCGAGGACGTCTTCCCGCTCCCGAGGCAGCTCGTCGGTGACGGTGAGCTCTTCGTCCTGAAGGTCGTCGGCGACTCCATGATCGAGGCAGCGATCTGTGACGGCGACTGGGTCACGGTCCGGCGCCAGCCCGTCGCGGAGAACGGTGACATCGTCGCCGCGATGCTCGACGGCGAGGCCACCGTGAAGCGGTTCAAGCGCGAGGACGGCCACGTCTGGCTGCTGCCGCACAACTCCGCGTACCAGCCGATCCCGGGCGACGAGGCGACGATCCTCGGCAAGGTGGTGGCGGTACTGCGGCGGGTGTGA
- the hflX gene encoding GTPase HflX, with the protein MTSSSSPSQDAKRLAHAYAEGLRADALMEEDVAWSHEIDGERDGDQFDRSERAALRRVAGLSTELEDVTEVEYRQLRLERVVLVGVWTSGTAQDAENSLAELAALAETAGALVLDGVIQRRDTPDAATYIGSGKANELRDIVLETGADTVICDGELSPAQLIHLEDVVKVKVIDRTALILDIFAQHAKSREGKAQVALAQMQYMLPRLRGWGQSLSRQMGGGSGGLATRGPGETKIETDRRRIREKMAKMRREIAEMKTGREIKRQERRRHKVPSVAIAGYTNAGKSSLLNRLTGAGVLVENALFATLDPTVRRAQTPSGRLYTLADTVGFVRHLPHHLVEAFRSTMEEVGDSDLILHVVDGSHPNPEEQLAAVREVITDVGATGVPEIVVINKADAADPLVLQRLLRIENRAIAVSARTGQGIEELLALIDDELPRPSVEIEALVPYTHGRLVARAHSDGEVISEEHTPEGTVLKARVHEELAAELAPYAPAPAL; encoded by the coding sequence ATGACCTCCTCTTCTTCCCCTTCCCAGGACGCCAAGCGCCTCGCACACGCCTACGCCGAAGGTCTTCGGGCCGATGCCCTGATGGAAGAGGACGTCGCCTGGAGCCACGAGATCGACGGAGAGCGGGACGGCGACCAGTTCGACCGCTCCGAGCGCGCGGCCCTGCGCCGTGTCGCGGGCCTGTCCACCGAGCTCGAGGACGTCACCGAGGTCGAGTACCGACAGCTGCGGCTGGAGCGCGTCGTGCTCGTCGGGGTGTGGACGTCGGGGACCGCGCAGGACGCGGAGAACTCCCTCGCCGAGCTGGCCGCCCTCGCGGAGACCGCGGGTGCGCTCGTGCTCGACGGTGTGATCCAGCGCCGTGACACGCCCGACGCGGCCACCTACATCGGCTCCGGCAAGGCGAACGAGCTGCGCGACATCGTCCTCGAGACGGGCGCGGACACCGTCATCTGCGACGGTGAGCTGAGCCCGGCCCAGCTGATCCACCTCGAGGACGTCGTCAAGGTCAAGGTCATCGACCGTACGGCCCTGATCCTGGACATCTTCGCCCAGCACGCCAAGTCCCGCGAGGGCAAGGCGCAGGTCGCGCTCGCCCAGATGCAGTACATGCTGCCGAGGCTGCGCGGCTGGGGTCAGTCGCTGTCCCGGCAGATGGGCGGCGGCAGCGGCGGCCTCGCGACCCGCGGCCCCGGTGAGACCAAGATCGAGACGGACCGGCGGCGGATCCGCGAGAAGATGGCGAAGATGCGCCGGGAGATCGCGGAGATGAAGACCGGCCGCGAGATCAAGCGCCAGGAGCGCAGGCGCCACAAGGTGCCCTCGGTCGCCATCGCGGGCTACACCAACGCAGGCAAGTCCTCCCTGCTCAACCGCCTCACCGGCGCGGGCGTCCTGGTCGAGAACGCGCTGTTCGCGACCCTCGACCCGACCGTGCGCCGGGCGCAGACCCCGAGCGGGCGGCTGTACACGCTGGCGGACACCGTCGGCTTCGTACGGCACCTGCCGCACCACCTGGTCGAGGCGTTCCGCTCCACGATGGAGGAGGTCGGCGACTCCGACCTGATCCTGCACGTGGTCGACGGTTCGCACCCGAACCCGGAGGAGCAGCTGGCCGCCGTGCGCGAGGTGATCACGGACGTCGGCGCCACCGGCGTACCGGAGATCGTCGTGATCAACAAGGCGGACGCGGCGGACCCGCTGGTGCTCCAGCGGCTGCTGCGGATCGAGAACCGCGCCATCGCGGTCTCGGCCCGCACCGGCCAGGGCATCGAGGAACTGCTCGCGCTCATCGACGACGAGCTGCCGAGGCCGTCGGTCGAGATCGAGGCGCTCGTGCCCTACACGCACGGCCGACTGGTCGCGCGCGCCCACTCCGACGGCGAGGTGATCTCCGAGGAGCACACCCCGGAGGGCACCGTGCTCAAGGCTCGGGTGCACGAGGAACTGGCGGCGGAACTGGCGCCGTACGCGCCGGCTCCCGCGCTCTGA
- a CDS encoding GNAT family N-acetyltransferase, translating to MSPTDASTDTGTASVEPVTARGPGAGAPPGTGPNSGADCEETLDLRLPGEFLALRVQEEPGTSALPPDDDLLDHVADWGATTTPVGVFHLVPVHLGRDLPLIVRWMNDPAVAVFWELAGEASVTERHLRAQLAGDGRSVPCLGVLDGTPMSYWEIYRADLDPLARNYPARPHDTGIHLLIGGVADRGRGLGSALLRCVADLVLDRRPSCARVVAEPDLRNTPSVAAFLSAGFRFSSEVDLPDKRAALMIRDRALRHLL from the coding sequence GTGTCTCCCACCGACGCGAGCACCGACACCGGCACCGCCTCCGTGGAGCCCGTCACCGCCCGGGGCCCGGGAGCCGGCGCTCCACCCGGCACCGGTCCGAACTCCGGCGCCGACTGCGAGGAAACCCTCGATCTACGGCTGCCCGGTGAGTTCCTGGCGCTCCGCGTCCAGGAGGAGCCGGGCACGTCGGCCCTTCCGCCGGACGACGACCTCCTCGACCATGTCGCCGACTGGGGAGCCACGACCACCCCCGTGGGTGTCTTCCATCTCGTGCCGGTCCACCTCGGCCGCGATCTCCCGCTGATCGTTCGCTGGATGAACGACCCCGCCGTGGCGGTCTTCTGGGAACTCGCCGGAGAGGCGTCGGTCACCGAGCGGCACCTGCGCGCCCAACTGGCCGGTGACGGACGCAGTGTCCCCTGCCTCGGCGTGCTGGACGGCACCCCCATGAGCTACTGGGAGATCTACCGCGCGGACCTCGACCCCCTGGCTCGCAACTACCCCGCCCGCCCCCATGACACCGGAATCCACCTCCTCATCGGGGGTGTCGCCGACCGCGGGCGCGGCCTCGGCTCCGCACTGCTCCGCTGCGTCGCCGACCTCGTCCTCGACCGGCGTCCCTCCTGCGCCCGCGTCGTCGCCGAACCCGATCTGCGCAACACGCCCTCCGTCGCCGCGTTCCTGAGCGCCGGCTTCCGGTTCTCCTCCGAGGTCGACCTGCCCGACAAGCGGGCCGCCCTGATGATCCGGGACCGGGCCCTGCGCCATCTGCTCTAG
- a CDS encoding trypsin-like serine peptidase, translated as MRPIRPRFAVRSEGGARRRTSPVPAAVGLALALALTATACDSGGGGDAHAGASASASSTGDGKIKIPDDIKQKLKQHGIDIDKWKNGAWKNWNKDDWLREADDFINPIITGLWNPDRMRKANDPAKKVDSDDLSGDQGVTDPTPAPVKAQAVPPAYHDNAPTAGKVFFDSPKGTMVCSATVVEDPAHPGKSNLVWTAGHCVHAGRNGGWYRNIAFVPAYNNSGLPAAELRNATRQEIAPYGVWWGDWAQTSEQWIEQGGETGGQGASYDFAVIHVTPEQGNGGKSLEETVGSALPVNFDAPAVLKVDSITATGYPAAPPYDGQKLYRCQDKPGRLSFVRTDPTMYRIGCTMTGGASGGGWVETGADGKPALVSNTSIGPVTSGWLAGPRLGTVAKGVYEGVSRKFADQ; from the coding sequence ATGCGACCGATACGACCGCGCTTCGCCGTCCGCTCGGAAGGCGGTGCGCGCCGCAGAACCTCTCCGGTGCCGGCGGCGGTCGGCCTCGCCCTGGCGCTGGCGCTGACCGCGACCGCGTGCGACTCGGGCGGTGGCGGCGATGCGCACGCGGGGGCGAGCGCGTCCGCGTCCTCCACGGGCGACGGCAAGATCAAGATCCCGGACGACATCAAGCAGAAGCTCAAGCAGCACGGGATCGACATCGACAAGTGGAAGAACGGCGCCTGGAAGAACTGGAACAAGGACGACTGGCTGCGCGAGGCCGACGACTTCATCAACCCGATCATCACGGGTCTGTGGAACCCGGACCGGATGCGCAAGGCGAACGACCCTGCCAAGAAGGTCGACTCCGACGACCTCTCGGGCGACCAGGGTGTCACGGACCCGACCCCGGCACCGGTGAAGGCGCAGGCGGTGCCGCCCGCATACCACGACAACGCGCCCACGGCGGGGAAGGTGTTCTTCGACTCCCCCAAGGGCACGATGGTCTGCTCGGCAACCGTGGTGGAGGACCCGGCGCACCCCGGGAAGTCCAACCTCGTGTGGACGGCGGGCCACTGCGTGCACGCGGGCAGGAACGGCGGCTGGTACCGCAACATCGCCTTCGTGCCGGCGTACAACAACTCCGGGCTGCCGGCAGCCGAGTTGAGGAACGCGACGCGGCAGGAGATCGCCCCGTACGGTGTCTGGTGGGGTGACTGGGCGCAGACCTCCGAGCAGTGGATCGAGCAGGGCGGCGAGACGGGCGGCCAGGGCGCGTCGTACGACTTCGCCGTCATCCACGTGACGCCCGAGCAGGGCAACGGCGGCAAGTCCCTGGAGGAGACCGTCGGTTCGGCGCTCCCGGTGAACTTCGACGCGCCGGCGGTTTTGAAGGTCGACAGCATCACCGCGACCGGCTACCCGGCCGCGCCTCCGTACGACGGCCAGAAGCTGTACCGGTGCCAGGACAAGCCGGGCCGCCTGTCGTTCGTGCGGACGGACCCGACGATGTACCGCATCGGCTGCACCATGACGGGCGGTGCGTCCGGCGGCGGCTGGGTGGAGACGGGCGCGGACGGCAAGCCCGCCCTGGTCTCCAACACCTCGATCGGCCCGGTGACCTCCGGCTGGCTGGCCGGGCCGCGACTGGGCACGGTGGCCAAGGGGGTCTACGAGGGGGTCAGCAGGAAGTTCGCGGACCAGTGA
- a CDS encoding ATP-dependent DNA helicase, producing MTKPSLPELLHAAVAAVGGTERPGQVAMAQAVAEAIDDGSHLLVQAGTGTGKSLGYLVPALAHGERVVVATATLALQRQLVERDLPRTVEALHPLLRRRPEFAMLKGRSNYLCLHRLHEGVPQDEEDGLFDQFEAAAPTSKLGQDLLRLRDWSQETESGDRDDLTPGVSDRAWAQVSVSSRECLGASKCAYGAECFAETARERAKLAEVVVTNHALLAIDAIEGAPVLPQHEVLIVDEAHELVSRVTGVATGELTPGQVNRAVRRAAKLVNEKAADQLQTAAEGFERLMELALPGRLEEIPEDLAYALMALRDACRTVISAIGATRDKSVQDEDAVRKQALASVEGVHDVAERVANGSEWDVVWYERHDRFGASLRVAPMSVSGLLREKLFADRSVVLTSATLKLGGDFNGVGASLGLAPEGTEGDDVPKWKGVDVGSPFDYPKQGILYVAKHLSRPARDGERTDMLDELTELIQAAGGRTLGLFSSMRAAQLAAEELRTRIPEFPILLQGEETLGELIKNFAADPRTCLFGTLSLWQGVDVPGPSCQLVVMDKIPFPRPDDPLMSARQKAVEEAGGNGFMAVAATHAALLMAQGAGRLVRASGDRGVVAVLDQRLATARYGGYLKASLPDFWYTTDRNQVRKSLAAIDAAAKAQGA from the coding sequence ATGACAAAGCCCTCACTCCCCGAACTCCTCCACGCCGCCGTCGCAGCCGTCGGCGGCACGGAGCGCCCCGGCCAGGTGGCCATGGCCCAGGCCGTCGCGGAGGCGATCGACGACGGCTCCCATCTGCTGGTCCAGGCCGGCACCGGCACCGGAAAGTCGCTGGGCTATCTGGTGCCGGCGCTCGCGCACGGGGAGCGCGTGGTCGTGGCGACCGCCACCCTGGCGCTGCAGCGGCAGCTCGTCGAGCGGGACCTGCCCCGCACGGTGGAGGCGCTGCACCCGCTGCTGCGCCGCCGCCCGGAGTTCGCCATGCTCAAGGGCCGGTCGAACTACCTGTGCCTGCACCGGCTGCACGAGGGCGTGCCGCAGGACGAGGAGGACGGCCTCTTCGACCAGTTCGAGGCCGCGGCGCCCACCAGCAAACTGGGCCAGGACCTGCTGCGGCTGCGCGACTGGTCCCAGGAGACGGAGAGCGGCGACCGCGACGACCTCACCCCCGGTGTCTCCGACCGCGCCTGGGCCCAGGTGTCCGTGTCGTCCCGGGAGTGCCTGGGCGCCTCGAAGTGCGCTTACGGCGCCGAGTGCTTCGCCGAGACGGCCCGTGAGCGGGCCAAGCTCGCCGAGGTCGTCGTCACCAACCACGCGCTGCTCGCGATCGACGCCATCGAGGGCGCCCCGGTCCTCCCGCAGCACGAGGTGCTGATCGTCGACGAGGCCCACGAGCTGGTCTCCCGGGTGACGGGCGTCGCCACCGGAGAGCTCACCCCCGGCCAGGTCAACCGTGCGGTGCGTCGCGCGGCGAAACTCGTCAACGAGAAGGCCGCCGACCAGCTCCAGACCGCGGCCGAGGGCTTCGAGCGGCTGATGGAGCTGGCCCTGCCCGGCCGTCTGGAGGAGATCCCGGAGGACCTCGCGTACGCGCTGATGGCGCTGCGCGACGCCTGCCGCACGGTGATCTCCGCGATCGGCGCGACCCGTGACAAGTCCGTCCAGGACGAGGACGCGGTGCGCAAGCAGGCGCTGGCCTCCGTGGAGGGCGTGCACGACGTGGCGGAGCGGGTCGCCAACGGCTCCGAGTGGGACGTCGTCTGGTACGAGCGCCATGACCGCTTCGGTGCCTCCCTGCGCGTGGCCCCCATGTCGGTGTCGGGACTGCTGCGGGAGAAGCTGTTCGCGGACCGCTCGGTCGTCCTCACCTCCGCCACCCTGAAGCTGGGCGGCGACTTCAACGGCGTCGGGGCGTCCCTGGGACTGGCCCCCGAGGGCACGGAGGGCGACGACGTGCCGAAGTGGAAGGGCGTGGATGTCGGATCCCCCTTCGACTATCCGAAGCAGGGCATCCTGTATGTCGCGAAGCACCTGTCACGCCCCGCGCGGGACGGCGAGCGCACGGACATGCTGGACGAGCTGACGGAGCTGATCCAGGCGGCCGGCGGCCGCACCCTGGGCTTGTTCTCGTCGATGCGGGCCGCTCAGCTCGCCGCGGAGGAGCTGCGCACCCGTATCCCCGAGTTCCCGATCCTTCTCCAGGGCGAGGAGACCCTCGGGGAGTTGATCAAGAACTTCGCGGCGGACCCGAGGACGTGCCTGTTCGGCACACTGTCGCTCTGGCAGGGCGTCGACGTCCCCGGGCCCAGCTGCCAGCTGGTCGTCATGGACAAGATCCCCTTCCCGCGCCCCGACGACCCGCTGATGAGCGCCCGCCAGAAGGCCGTCGAGGAAGCCGGGGGCAATGGCTTCATGGCCGTCGCGGCCACGCACGCCGCGCTGTTGATGGCACAGGGCGCCGGCCGGCTCGTACGGGCGTCCGGCGACAGAGGTGTGGTCGCCGTCCTGGACCAGCGGCTCGCCACGGCCCGCTACGGCGGCTATCTGAAGGCGTCCCTGCCCGACTTCTGGTACACGACGGACCGCAACCAGGTCCGGAAGTCCCTGGCGGCGATCGACGCCGCGGCGAAGGCTCAGGGAGCGTAG
- a CDS encoding IucA/IucC family protein, whose product MNATPAHATPAPEGPAHDVGRPASDGHGPTHAQGAGHAQDIVPPGCHTLPAQQPASPEADEPHGTAADPLDHPDPHTAAQAATVENLLRCWVRENDLAAPWDGTLRIPLRAGGTALLVPVHHWSPTGWHRFGLPRLAGAPEQAPPVDAVTVAALLARETAGSGAAPATAPGGAAPAPEPGAVPNHVTDLLARVADSARRTATFLTDRRERPADGADLFLSAEQALLLGHPMHPTAKSREGLSDTEARLYSPELRGSFPLHWFAVAPSVSAADSAWTEGGRPLPADRLTERLAGPDLPLPQGFTALPLHPWQAREIRHRPEAAALLDAGLLRDLGPHGTPWHPTSSVRTVHRSGAPAMLKLSLGLCITNSRRENLRKELHRGVEVHRLLRRGLGKQWRAAHPGFDIVRDPAWVAVDDQDGNPVAGLDVVIRHNPFTPADDASCVAGLVSPRPRPHPDGRRRPAMCSRLAEIVTRLAGRTGRSRGAVATEWFLRYLHHVVRPVLWLDSEAGIALEAHQQNTVLLLDTEGWPAGGRYRDNQGYYFRASRRAELDARLPGIGELSDTFVSDEVTDERFAYYLGINNVLGLIGAFGSQRLADERLLLAAFRGFLADAATGPGRLRTSLPARLLDSPVLRCKANLLTRLHGLDELVGPVDTQSVYVTITNPLHP is encoded by the coding sequence TTGAACGCCACCCCTGCCCACGCCACTCCCGCCCCCGAGGGGCCCGCCCACGACGTGGGCCGCCCCGCCTCCGACGGTCACGGCCCCACCCACGCGCAAGGCGCCGGCCACGCGCAGGACATCGTGCCCCCGGGATGCCACACGCTGCCTGCGCAGCAGCCGGCATCACCGGAGGCGGACGAGCCGCACGGCACCGCCGCCGACCCTCTGGACCACCCGGACCCGCACACGGCGGCCCAGGCCGCGACCGTGGAGAACCTGCTGCGCTGCTGGGTCCGCGAGAACGACCTCGCCGCTCCCTGGGACGGCACCCTGCGCATCCCGCTCCGCGCCGGCGGCACGGCCCTCCTCGTCCCGGTCCACCACTGGTCCCCCACCGGCTGGCACCGCTTCGGCCTGCCCCGCCTGGCCGGCGCTCCGGAGCAGGCCCCGCCCGTGGACGCGGTGACGGTGGCGGCACTGCTGGCACGGGAGACGGCGGGCTCCGGGGCCGCACCGGCCACCGCCCCCGGCGGGGCCGCACCGGCCCCGGAGCCGGGCGCCGTGCCGAACCACGTCACCGACCTGCTGGCCCGCGTCGCCGACTCCGCACGCCGCACCGCCACCTTCCTCACCGACCGCCGTGAGCGTCCCGCGGACGGTGCGGACCTCTTCCTCTCCGCCGAACAGGCCCTGCTGCTCGGACACCCGATGCACCCCACGGCCAAGAGCCGCGAGGGCCTCTCGGACACCGAGGCCCGGCTCTACTCACCCGAGCTGCGCGGCTCCTTCCCGCTGCACTGGTTCGCGGTCGCGCCCTCGGTGAGCGCGGCCGACTCGGCATGGACGGAAGGCGGCCGGCCCCTGCCCGCCGACCGGCTCACCGAACGGCTCGCCGGCCCGGACCTCCCGCTGCCTCAGGGCTTCACCGCACTGCCGCTGCACCCCTGGCAGGCGCGCGAGATCCGGCACCGCCCCGAGGCGGCCGCCCTGCTGGACGCCGGACTCCTGCGGGACCTCGGCCCTCACGGCACGCCCTGGCACCCCACGTCCTCCGTCCGCACCGTCCACCGCTCGGGCGCCCCCGCGATGCTCAAGCTGTCGCTGGGCCTGTGCATCACCAACTCCCGGCGGGAGAACCTCCGCAAGGAACTCCACCGGGGCGTAGAGGTGCACCGCCTGCTGCGCAGAGGCCTCGGCAAGCAGTGGCGCGCAGCGCACCCCGGCTTCGACATCGTCCGCGACCCTGCCTGGGTCGCCGTCGACGACCAGGACGGCAACCCCGTGGCCGGACTCGACGTGGTGATCCGCCACAATCCCTTCACCCCCGCCGACGACGCCTCCTGCGTCGCCGGACTCGTCTCGCCCAGGCCCCGCCCGCACCCCGACGGACGGCGGCGTCCCGCCATGTGCTCCCGGCTCGCCGAGATCGTCACCCGTCTCGCCGGGCGCACCGGCCGCTCGCGCGGGGCCGTCGCCACCGAGTGGTTCCTGCGCTACCTCCACCACGTGGTCCGCCCGGTGCTCTGGCTGGACAGCGAGGCCGGCATCGCCCTGGAGGCACACCAGCAGAACACCGTGCTCCTGCTGGACACCGAGGGCTGGCCCGCCGGCGGCCGTTACCGCGACAACCAGGGCTACTACTTCCGCGCGTCCCGCCGCGCCGAACTCGACGCGCGGCTGCCCGGCATCGGCGAGCTCAGCGACACGTTCGTCTCCGACGAGGTCACCGACGAACGCTTCGCCTACTACCTCGGCATCAACAACGTCCTCGGCCTCATCGGAGCCTTCGGCTCCCAACGCCTCGCCGACGAGCGGCTGTTGCTCGCCGCCTTCCGCGGCTTCCTCGCCGACGCCGCCACCGGTCCGGGCCGGCTGCGCACGTCCCTGCCGGCCCGTCTGCTCGACTCACCCGTCCTCAGGTGCAAGGCCAATCTGCTGACCCGGCTGCACGGCCTGGACGAACTCGTCGGCCCGGTCGACACCCAGTCCGTCTACGTCACCATCACCAACCCCCTCCATCCCTGA
- a CDS encoding diaminobutyrate--2-oxoglutarate transaminase family protein: MEGASKGRAGAEQGCEGASEAERARGAHEGILRRQSARESAARTYARALPIVPVRARGLTIEGADGRRYLDCLSGAGTLALGHNHPVVLEAIRKVLDSGAPLHVLDLATPVKDAFTTELFRTLPPALADRARVQFCGPAGTDAVEAALKLVRTATGRRGILAFTGAYHGMTAGALEASGGAGDVRVTRLPFPQDYRCPFGVGGERGAELSARWTESLLDDTKSGVPLPAGMILEPVQGEGGVHPAPDVWLRRMRRITEARAIPLIADEVQTGVGRTGRFWAVEHSGVVPDVMVLSKAIGGSLPLAVVVYRDDLDVWKPGAHAGTFRGNQLAMAAGTATLAYVRENRLAERAATLGARMLDRLRCLAAEFPCVGDVRGRGLMIGIELVNPESASDPAPQDSTASLPGGTGPRPVAPALAAAVQRECLRRGLIVELGGRHASVVRLLPPLTITDEQTDAVLDRLADAVAAVAAGPVVHP, from the coding sequence GTGGAGGGCGCGTCGAAGGGGCGCGCGGGAGCCGAACAGGGGTGCGAGGGAGCCTCGGAGGCCGAGCGTGCACGCGGGGCGCACGAAGGCATTCTGCGGCGGCAGTCGGCGCGCGAGTCCGCGGCGCGCACCTACGCGCGCGCCCTGCCGATCGTGCCCGTGCGGGCGCGCGGGCTCACCATCGAGGGCGCCGACGGACGCCGCTACCTGGACTGTCTCTCCGGTGCGGGCACGCTGGCCCTCGGCCACAACCACCCGGTGGTCCTGGAGGCGATCCGGAAGGTCCTCGACTCGGGTGCGCCGCTGCACGTCCTGGATCTGGCCACGCCCGTGAAGGACGCCTTCACCACGGAGCTGTTCCGCACCCTGCCGCCCGCACTCGCCGACCGCGCGCGCGTGCAGTTCTGCGGACCGGCCGGGACGGACGCCGTCGAGGCGGCACTGAAACTGGTGCGCACGGCCACCGGGCGAAGGGGCATCCTGGCCTTCACCGGCGCCTACCACGGCATGACCGCGGGGGCGCTCGAGGCGTCCGGGGGCGCGGGCGACGTGCGCGTCACCCGTCTGCCGTTCCCCCAGGACTACCGCTGTCCGTTCGGGGTCGGCGGCGAGCGCGGCGCCGAACTGTCCGCCCGCTGGACGGAGTCCCTCCTCGACGACACCAAGTCGGGGGTGCCCCTGCCCGCCGGGATGATCCTCGAACCGGTCCAGGGCGAGGGCGGGGTGCACCCGGCGCCGGACGTGTGGCTGCGCCGTATGCGGCGGATCACCGAGGCCCGTGCCATCCCGCTGATCGCGGACGAGGTGCAGACGGGCGTGGGCCGCACCGGACGCTTCTGGGCGGTCGAACACAGCGGGGTGGTGCCCGACGTGATGGTCCTCTCCAAGGCGATCGGCGGCAGCCTGCCGCTCGCCGTCGTCGTCTACCGCGACGACCTCGACGTGTGGAAACCCGGCGCCCACGCCGGAACGTTCCGCGGCAACCAGCTCGCCATGGCCGCCGGCACCGCGACCCTCGCGTACGTCCGCGAGAACCGCCTCGCCGAGCGCGCGGCCACGCTCGGCGCCCGCATGCTGGACCGACTCCGCTGTCTCGCCGCCGAGTTCCCGTGCGTCGGGGACGTACGCGGCCGGGGGCTGATGATCGGCATCGAGCTGGTGAACCCCGAGTCCGCATCCGACCCGGCGCCCCAGGACTCCACGGCCTCCCTGCCCGGGGGCACCGGACCACGCCCCGTCGCTCCCGCGCTGGCCGCCGCCGTGCAGCGGGAGTGCCTGCGGCGCGGTCTGATCGTGGAGCTGGGCGGGCGGCACGCGAGCGTGGTCCGCCTGCTGCCGCCGCTGACGATCACCGACGAGCAGACGGACGCGGTCCTGGACCGGCTCGCCGACGCTGTGGCCGCGGTGGCCGCAGGGCCGGTGGTCCATCCCTGA
- the nrdR gene encoding transcriptional regulator NrdR: MHCPFCRHPDSRVVDSRTTDDGTSIRRRRQCPDCSRRFTTVETCSLMVVKRSGVTEPFSRTKVINGVRKACQGRPVTEDALAQLGQRVEEAVRATGSAELTTHDVGLAILGPLQELDLVAYLRFASVYRAFDSLEDFEAAIAELRQQRERTAVDEDDHEITDAERQGTDRGSGGAADALLPATAAD, translated from the coding sequence ATGCACTGCCCCTTCTGCAGGCACCCCGACAGTCGCGTCGTCGACAGCCGTACGACCGACGACGGCACGTCGATCCGCAGGCGCCGCCAGTGCCCCGACTGCTCCCGTCGATTCACGACCGTGGAGACCTGTTCGCTGATGGTGGTCAAGCGGTCCGGAGTCACCGAGCCCTTCAGCCGTACCAAGGTCATCAACGGCGTGCGCAAGGCATGCCAGGGGCGGCCTGTCACCGAGGACGCACTCGCCCAGCTCGGCCAGCGGGTCGAGGAGGCCGTGCGGGCCACCGGGAGCGCCGAGCTGACCACCCACGACGTGGGTCTGGCCATACTCGGCCCCTTGCAGGAGCTCGACCTCGTCGCCTACCTGCGGTTCGCGTCCGTCTACCGGGCGTTCGACTCGCTGGAGGACTTCGAGGCCGCCATCGCGGAACTCAGGCAGCAGCGGGAGCGCACCGCCGTGGACGAGGACGACCACGAGATCACTGACGCGGAGCGCCAGGGAACCGACCGCGGGTCCGGAGGAGCGGCCGACGCCCTCCTGCCCGCCACCGCCGCCGACTGA